A genomic region of Deltaproteobacteria bacterium contains the following coding sequences:
- a CDS encoding thioredoxin domain-containing protein — MTHKHRRNRLDREKSPYLLQHADNPVDWQPWGEEAFALAAEANKPVFLSIGYSTCHWCHVMARESFEDEVVAALLNETFVCVKVDREERPDIDKVYMAACQMLTGQGGWPLTIIMTPEKAPFFAATYIPKESRSDSIGLMDLTSRIAESWRGNSERFRQSAEEIVASLNHVWHASSDGGLPQDVQNQALAQLVEQFDDLFGGFGTAPKFPMPHQLLFLLRHGSRTGEAKAIRMAEKTLQAMAAGGIHDQLGGGFHRYSTDPRWLVPHFEKMLYDQALLFLAYTEAFQVTGNVFFPEVAEKIFAYVLRDMTDLRGGFYSAEDADSEGEEGKFYLWTQRELEELLSHEDARVATHYFAVEPQGNYTDELKGGYTGYNILHRQQNLADLAARLKMTEDALRQKAAAIAQILFKHREKRSRPHRDDKILTDWNGLMIAALARGSRVCRKKAYLDAAKSAADFILNHLRDRNRRLLHRWRDGEAAMPGSLDDYAFFIWGLIELYEADFDPRWLDTALELNDDLIRCYWDEERGAYYFTPADGEKLLLRQKEIYDGAIPSGNAVASLNLIRLGKMTGRHDLEERASLLLRSVAGAIRQMPGGCAQFMTAIDFLAGPSSKVVIVGVPGREDTRIMCETLNSYYLPRLVVLFRPAGAMDPLLVELAPYVRDMAMIDRKATAYVCVDQTCSTPTSDPMEMIRRLKGPPVK, encoded by the coding sequence ATGACCCATAAACACCGGAGAAACCGGCTCGATCGGGAGAAAAGCCCCTATCTGCTCCAGCACGCGGATAACCCCGTGGACTGGCAGCCCTGGGGGGAGGAGGCGTTTGCTCTGGCTGCGGAAGCGAACAAGCCTGTATTCTTGTCCATTGGCTATTCCACTTGCCACTGGTGTCATGTCATGGCACGTGAGTCCTTCGAGGATGAAGTCGTGGCGGCACTCTTGAACGAAACCTTTGTCTGCGTCAAGGTGGACCGAGAGGAGAGGCCGGACATTGATAAAGTCTATATGGCCGCCTGCCAGATGCTGACGGGACAGGGCGGCTGGCCTCTGACCATCATCATGACACCGGAAAAGGCTCCTTTTTTTGCAGCCACCTATATACCCAAGGAAAGCCGCTCCGACAGTATCGGTTTGATGGATCTTACATCCCGTATTGCCGAATCATGGCGTGGCAATTCCGAACGTTTCCGTCAGTCCGCCGAGGAGATTGTCGCCTCCCTCAATCACGTTTGGCACGCCTCTTCCGATGGGGGGCTGCCCCAGGATGTCCAGAACCAAGCATTGGCCCAACTGGTGGAACAGTTCGATGACCTCTTCGGTGGTTTCGGTACCGCCCCCAAATTCCCCATGCCGCACCAGCTTCTTTTCCTGCTCCGCCACGGCAGCCGGACCGGTGAAGCCAAAGCGATCCGCATGGCGGAAAAAACCTTGCAGGCTATGGCAGCTGGCGGCATCCATGACCAGTTGGGAGGCGGTTTCCATCGTTACAGCACCGATCCCAGATGGCTTGTCCCTCATTTCGAGAAAATGCTCTACGATCAGGCCCTTTTATTCCTGGCTTACACGGAAGCCTTTCAAGTGACCGGGAATGTCTTTTTTCCCGAGGTCGCGGAGAAGATATTTGCCTACGTACTTCGGGATATGACGGATTTGCGGGGTGGTTTTTACTCCGCCGAAGACGCCGACAGCGAAGGCGAGGAGGGCAAATTCTATTTATGGACTCAGCGTGAGTTGGAGGAGCTCCTTTCTCACGAAGACGCCAGGGTTGCCACACACTATTTTGCCGTCGAACCGCAGGGAAATTACACCGACGAGCTGAAGGGTGGGTACACCGGATATAATATCCTGCATCGTCAACAGAATTTGGCGGATCTGGCGGCCAGGCTGAAAATGACGGAGGATGCGCTCCGCCAAAAGGCGGCAGCCATCGCCCAAATACTCTTCAAACACAGGGAGAAAAGGAGCCGTCCCCATCGGGACGACAAAATCCTCACCGATTGGAACGGTCTCATGATCGCCGCCCTGGCACGGGGCAGCCGGGTTTGCCGTAAAAAAGCCTACCTCGATGCGGCGAAGTCAGCAGCGGATTTCATTCTGAACCATCTCAGGGACAGGAACAGACGGCTTCTCCATCGCTGGCGGGATGGTGAGGCGGCCATGCCGGGCAGTCTTGACGATTACGCTTTCTTTATCTGGGGTCTGATCGAACTATATGAAGCGGATTTTGATCCGCGGTGGCTGGACACGGCCCTGGAACTGAATGACGATCTGATTCGGTGTTACTGGGATGAAGAACGCGGAGCCTATTATTTCACCCCCGCCGATGGGGAAAAACTCCTTCTGCGGCAAAAAGAGATTTACGACGGCGCTATCCCGTCCGGTAACGCCGTGGCCTCCCTGAACCTGATCCGCTTGGGAAAAATGACGGGGCGGCACGACCTGGAGGAGCGAGCCAGTCTTTTGCTTCGATCCGTTGCCGGGGCGATTCGTCAGATGCCGGGGGGGTGCGCCCAATTCATGACAGCCATCGATTTTTTGGCCGGGCCATCCTCCAAGGTCGTCATTGTCGGCGTGCCGGGGAGGGAAGACACCCGAATCATGTGTGAAACCTTGAACAGTTATTACTTGCCGAGGTTGGTTGTCCTGTTCCGACCTGCCGGTGCGATGGACCCGCTCCTTGTTGAACTGGCGCCTTATGTGAGGGATATGGCTATGATAGACCGTAAGGCGACGGCTTATGTATGCGTCGATCAGACCTGTTCCACCCCCACTTCAGACCCCATGGAGATGATCCGTCGCCTGAAGGGGCCGCCGGTGAAATGA
- a CDS encoding HDOD domain-containing protein has protein sequence MDDARAFQLIDEIDAKLMELVKDQLFDPDIFIILDNLEADRRAINAARDKIGEALWLRLHDIAGSVYTGNLRRGEASTFYDVISRLGTQQTKVMIMQIGFQLFANWDPEAERLFARSFATSVMAGILAWQMGFRGISAQRAELGGLFLEIGRQMMALYKKTIEPESEEIDETFTETYHPYLAVKIIKQFGLPDFLQTIVLAQTVILEEKTVSLPGVIYLARDMVRASFLKYGNRFVLRCHPPRPGTDVSRTLEAMIRDKFHAAGLDNYLILLRSPRIHEL, from the coding sequence ATGGACGATGCTCGGGCCTTTCAACTGATCGATGAAATCGATGCCAAACTGATGGAACTTGTCAAGGACCAGCTTTTCGATCCTGACATTTTCATCATTCTGGACAACCTGGAGGCTGACCGCCGGGCCATCAACGCAGCCCGGGATAAGATCGGCGAAGCTCTCTGGTTGAGGCTACACGATATTGCCGGTTCCGTTTATACGGGAAACCTGAGGCGCGGCGAGGCGTCAACCTTTTACGACGTCATCTCCCGCCTAGGCACACAGCAGACGAAAGTCATGATCATGCAAATAGGCTTCCAGCTGTTCGCGAACTGGGATCCGGAGGCCGAACGACTTTTCGCCCGCAGTTTCGCCACATCTGTCATGGCCGGCATACTGGCTTGGCAAATGGGGTTTCGGGGCATTTCCGCCCAGCGAGCGGAACTGGGGGGACTGTTTCTGGAAATCGGGCGGCAAATGATGGCGCTGTACAAAAAGACAATCGAACCCGAATCAGAGGAAATTGACGAAACTTTTACTGAGACATATCATCCTTATCTGGCGGTTAAGATCATCAAACAGTTCGGCCTTCCGGATTTTCTTCAGACGATTGTTCTGGCCCAGACGGTTATTCTGGAGGAAAAGACGGTTTCACTGCCCGGGGTGATTTACTTGGCCCGGGATATGGTTCGCGCGAGTTTCCTTAAATACGGCAATCGGTTCGTTCTCCGGTGCCACCCCCCCCGCCCCGGCACCGACGTGAGTCGTACCCTTGAGGCGATGATCCGGGACAAGTTCCACGCAGCCGGCTTGGACAATTATTTGATTTTATTGCGGTCACCGCGAATCCATGAATTATAG
- a CDS encoding thioesterase, which translates to MARIELEVPEKFMFATEISVRISDINYGNHLGNDAVLALLHEARLQFFKRYGFKESDIGGPGIIMVDSVITYLSQAFHGDVLLIEITVSDLDKYGFDLFYRMTNVKTGKEVVRAKTGMLCFDYTKNRVVSVPETFKDIISNCIPTP; encoded by the coding sequence ATGGCGCGTATTGAACTGGAGGTACCGGAAAAATTCATGTTCGCTACGGAAATTTCCGTTCGGATCAGCGATATTAACTACGGAAACCATCTCGGGAATGATGCGGTTCTTGCACTTCTACACGAGGCGCGTCTTCAGTTTTTCAAGCGGTACGGATTCAAGGAATCCGATATCGGCGGTCCCGGGATTATCATGGTTGATTCAGTGATCACCTATCTTTCCCAGGCGTTCCACGGGGATGTCCTGCTGATTGAAATCACCGTTTCGGATCTCGATAAATATGGGTTCGACCTCTTCTACCGGATGACCAACGTCAAGACGGGCAAAGAGGTGGTCCGGGCCAAGACCGGCATGCTTTGCTTCGACTATACGAAAAACCGGGTGGTTTCGGTTCCAGAAACCTTCAAGGACATCATATCGAACTGCATCCCCACTCCCTGA
- a CDS encoding DUF3783 domain-containing protein: MKGPIGILIYGYNRENALQIGKTLDRVLKDSIFVISASGKSNRTIADILDSGPDDFYEDRTDKMIMFLAFNKEQIDAALNGFPSPEIERPIFCGLTAQNIQWPLNRLFEHLKDEHRQWTRDKLSPKEDP, translated from the coding sequence ATGAAAGGTCCTATCGGCATCCTGATTTACGGGTACAATCGGGAGAACGCGCTTCAGATCGGAAAAACGCTTGACCGTGTATTAAAGGATTCCATCTTCGTCATCAGTGCCTCGGGTAAGAGCAATCGAACGATCGCCGATATTCTTGACAGCGGTCCCGATGATTTTTACGAGGACAGGACGGACAAGATGATCATGTTTCTCGCTTTTAACAAGGAACAGATTGATGCGGCCCTGAATGGTTTTCCGTCGCCGGAGATCGAAAGGCCCATCTTCTGCGGTCTGACCGCCCAGAATATTCAATGGCCGCTGAACCGTCTGTTCGAACACCTCAAGGATGAACACCGACAGTGGACGCGAGACAAACTATCTCCCAAAGAGGATCCATAG
- a CDS encoding DUF554 domain-containing protein translates to MKGTLVNCGTILIGSVLGIALGQYVPERFRTIMTQALGLATILIGVRMAVAGSEVLLTVGCLLCGGVLGEWINVEKWIEKGAERLKKNFASDSTTFVHGFVTTSILYLTGPMTIVGSIQDGISGDTSTLFLKAILDGIASIAFASIYGIGVAFSALSVLIVQGAITISASYLIFLKDPAVLHPVISTGGIMIIGIGLNLMNVTRIRVGNFLPALLLVLVWVSFAR, encoded by the coding sequence ATGAAGGGCACTCTTGTGAATTGCGGCACCATTCTGATCGGCAGCGTTTTGGGAATTGCCTTGGGGCAATATGTTCCCGAACGGTTTCGTACGATCATGACGCAGGCTTTGGGATTGGCTACGATTCTCATCGGGGTTCGCATGGCTGTTGCCGGCAGCGAGGTCCTGCTGACAGTCGGATGCCTTTTGTGCGGTGGTGTCCTCGGCGAATGGATCAATGTCGAAAAATGGATTGAAAAGGGCGCTGAAAGGCTGAAAAAAAACTTTGCGTCCGACTCTACAACCTTTGTTCATGGTTTTGTCACGACATCGATTCTTTATCTGACAGGCCCTATGACCATTGTCGGGTCCATTCAGGACGGTATTTCCGGCGACACGTCGACCCTTTTTCTGAAAGCGATTCTGGATGGTATTGCTTCGATCGCTTTCGCTTCTATCTACGGCATTGGCGTTGCCTTTTCGGCCCTTTCCGTACTTATCGTGCAGGGGGCGATCACAATATCCGCCTCGTATCTTATTTTTTTGAAAGATCCTGCCGTGTTGCATCCCGTAATATCCACCGGAGGAATCATGATTATCGGGATCGGGTTGAATCTGATGAATGTCACCCGTATCAGGGTGGGAAACTTTTTGCCGGCTCTTCTTCTGGTTCTCGTATGGGTTAGCTTTGCCCGATAA